A window of Streptomyces sp. NBC_01224 genomic DNA:
GTGGGCGTGTGCCGCCCGAAGGCCCGTCATCGACCACGTCGATACGGACGGCCTCTCCGCCGTCCGCCGCGACCGCGACCTCGACCGTGACCAGGCAGCGAGTCGGTGCAGCGTGCTTGACCACATTGGTCAGACCCTCCTGCACGATCCGGTACACCGTCAGCTGCGTACCCTCCGCAAGGGATTCCGCTCCGCGGACCGTCAGGTCCACGTCGACCCTCGCCCGGCGCGCGTCCTGGGCCAGTCGGGCCAGGTCACCGAGGCCCTGCGCCGGCCTCAACGGGGCACCTTCCGTGCGCAGTACGCCAAGAGTGCGGCGCATCTCCGTCAGTGCGGCCCTGCTGGTCTCCTCTATGACCTTCAGTGCGGTCCGGGCCTCCTGCGGATCGGCCTGGGCCACATGGGCGGCGACGCCCGCCTTGACGGCGATCAGGCTGAGGTTGTGCGACACGATGTCGTGCAACTCGCGGGCGATGCGCAGCCGTTCCTCGTTGAGTACGCGCTCGGCCCGTCGCTGCTCCTGCCGCTGTGCCTCGGCCCGGCGGGAGCGTACGACGAAGCCCGCCGTCCAGGCACCGCCGATCACCACCAGCACCAGGGCGACCAGGCCCGCGGCTCCCTGCCGGTCCCCGGCCGGGGTGATCACCGCCTCGTCCAGGTACACCCCGCCGGCCGCCACCGGCAGCGCGAGCGCAAGCGCCGTCACCGAGCGGCGGGCGGGCTCCGCCAGGCCCACCGGATAGGCGGCCAGGCCCGCCGCCGCGTACGGCTCGCGCGTCAGGTCCAGGACGGAAGCGGCGGTGAGGGCCGCCAGTACGACGCCCATGACCGGCAGGGGCCAACGGCGGCGCAACGCGATGGGCAGACCGACGGCAGCGACGATCAGCCACAGGAGCCAGGCCGGGCCGTCGTAGACCGGCTGCCCGTCGGCTGCGGTCATGCCTGCAAAGCCGGCATAGATCGCGCTCACGGCGACAGCCGACGCAAGGTCGACGGCGTAGAGATGGCAGCCGCCCGTGCGGTTCATGGCACGACCGTATCTGTCCCGGCCCACTCAGCCCGCCTGTCCCAGCAAGACCATCAGCACCAGTGTGACCAGCGTCAGCGGCACCCAGCGCAGAACGGCGGCCCGGCTGGGCCGCGGGCCTTCCCGCAGCAGTCCGAAGCCCAGCGGCAGCAGGGCGGCGGTCAGCCCCACGAGGGCCACCAGTGACAGCGGGGTGGTGCCCTTGAGCACACCCAACGGCAGGGCCGCCATCAGCGCGAGGGCGAACGCGCGTACCGGGCCGAGTGTCCGGGTGCGCCAGGCGCCGAGGGCGAGCACCAGCCAGCCTGCCAGGATGGCGAGGTTCAGCGCGGAGAAGATCTGGAAGGCACCGTACGTTTCGGAGACGGCCCGGGTGGCGGCCTCGGCGCCCTCGGCGTCGGTCAGCCGGAAAGCCATGTGGTCCGCTCCGGCGTGAAAGGTACGGGCGAACAGCCCGGACATGGCCGGCACTCCGCCCCACAGGCCCCAGCCAGGACTGCGGGTTCCGATCCGGGCGGCAAGCACGGCCACGGCGGGCCAGAGCAGCAGATTGCCCGCGCCGAAGAGGGCGTACGAAGTGGCCATCAGCCCGGGATCATGTTCGTACGCGGCAAGTTGAGCGGGAAAAAAGAAGTCGGAGCGTACCCGCACCAGGGCTCCGGCCAGCATGAGCAGCGGGCCCAGCACCATGGCGACGCCGCCCACCCAGCGGCCCGGAAAGGCCTCCATGACCTCCACCGGGAGCATGCGGCCGAGGGCGGTGGAGGCGCGAGCGGGAGCGGCAGCCGTCGCGGTTGCTGCGGGCAAGGATTCGGGGGCGGTGTTCCGTGGCAGCGTGGTCATACCGCCGACCATGTCCTGGCCGCCCCGTCCACGGCATCGGACCAGGGCCTGGATTGCGGCGTCAGACCTGGGTATGACCGGCGACGCCCGGGGTGTGGGAAGGCTGTTCCCCGTACGCGACGGCTCGGGCGGACCGGAGTGCCCGTGGGGATGTGGCACTGGGGGCCCTTTGCGTCACGTCCGGTTCGAGGTGGGGTGCGGGCGGGCTCGGGGCCGCTCGCGGCCGCCGCCTCCAGGACTTGCCGCGCGGTTGCCGCCACTGACGGGGCGGATCAGGGGCGCGGCCACCGGCGTCCGCTCAGGCGCTCGATGTCGGCGTTGAAGCGCCTGAGGTACGCGGCGAAGGCCGAGACGTCCTCCTCGGACCAGTCGGACATGATCTGGTCCAGCGAGTCCGTATTGCGCTCCCGCTCGTCGTCGAGCATGCGCGCACCCTCGTCGGTGATGCGGAACTTGCGAGCCATACCGCCCTCGGGATCGGGTATGCGCTCCACGAGACCGGCGCGCTTCGCCGCGGCGGTCTGCCGGTTGAGGGTCGAGGCGTCGAGCCCGAAGGCGTCGCTCAGTTCACCGATCGACATCGGCCCCTGGACACGGATGCGGCTGAGCAGGATGTAGGCGCTCCGCTCCAGTCGGCTGTCCTCGCGGCGGCCGTTCCTGTGATGCAGAAGTCCATGGCGGCTGAGCAGCATCTGCTCGTACTCGACCTCTTGCGTAGCCCTGACCATGCGACCGCTGCCTCTCGCTCCTTGCCGGGCCGCCGGCACGTTTCATTTCGGAGCGGCCCCGCTCCATCCTCTCACACGATTATGCATAGCGCACACAATGTGCGCTATGCATAGTTCATGTACGATGCAATTCGATACCCGACAGCCACCCGAGGAGTCCCGGTATGGGAGCCCCCCAAACATCGACCCGCGCGAACGGTGTGATCGCCACGCTGGCATTCGCCGGCATCGTGGCCGCGATCATGCAGACCCTGGTCACACCGCTCATCGCCGAACTGCCGCAGATCCTGCACACCAGCTCCGCGAACACCGCCTGGGTGATCACGGTGACCCTGCTGGTGGGGGCGGTGTGCGTGCCCGTCACCGGACGCCTCGGCGACCTGCTGGGCAAGCGCCGGATGCTCCTCGCCTGTTCCGTGCCCCTTATCGCGGGGTCGGTGGTCTGCGCCCTCGCATCGTCCGTCGTACCCATGATCATCGGACGTGGCCTGCAGGGCATGGGCATGGGCATGGTGCCGCTCGGCATCGCCCTGCTCCGCGACGTGGTCCCCGCCGAGAAGCTCAGCTCCTCCATCGCCCTGGTCAGCGCGTCCATGGGTATCGGCGGCGGCCTCGGCCTGCCGATCGCCTCGGCCGTCGCGCAGTACGCGAACTGGCGCGCGCTGTTCTGGGGCTCCGCCGTCCTGGCCGTGGCCATCGCCACCCTGATCTGGTTCCTCATCCCGGACGTCCCGGCCAGCGCCAAGGGACAGCGTTTCGACGCGCCCGGCGCGCTCGGCCTCGGCGTCGGCCTGGTCTGCCTGCTGCTCGCCGTCTCCAAGGGCGCCGAGTGGGGATGGACCTCCGTGACGACGCTCGGCCTGTTCATCGCCGCCGTCGTCGTGCTGCTGGCCTGGGGCGCGTGGGAACTGCGGACCCGTGACCCGCTGGTCGACCTGCGCACCACGGCCCGCCCCCGCGTGCTGATCACCAACGTCGCCTCGATCTTCGTCGGCTTCGGCATGTACGCCAGCATGCTGATCGTGCCTCAGCTGCTCCAGTTCCCCGAGGCCACCGGTTACGGTCTCGGCCAGTCGATGCTGGCGGCGGGCCTCTGGATGGCCCCCGGCGGCGTCATGATGATGATCGTCTCTCCGTTCGGCGGAAAGCTCACCGACGCCCGCGGCCCGAAGTTCACCCTGATCTGCGGCGTCCTGGTCCTGGCAGCCGGGTACGGCCTCTCTCTCGTCCTCATGGGCTCCGCCTGGGGGCTGATGCTGTCCCTCATGGTCATCAACAGCGGTGTGGGTCTCGCCTACGGCTCCATGCCGGCCCTGATCATGGGCTCCGTGCCGCTCTCCGAGACCGCTGCGGCCAACGGCTTCAACACGCTGATGCGTTCCCTCG
This region includes:
- a CDS encoding sensor histidine kinase → MNRTGGCHLYAVDLASAVAVSAIYAGFAGMTAADGQPVYDGPAWLLWLIVAAVGLPIALRRRWPLPVMGVVLAALTAASVLDLTREPYAAAGLAAYPVGLAEPARRSVTALALALPVAAGGVYLDEAVITPAGDRQGAAGLVALVLVVIGGAWTAGFVVRSRRAEAQRQEQRRAERVLNEERLRIARELHDIVSHNLSLIAVKAGVAAHVAQADPQEARTALKVIEETSRAALTEMRRTLGVLRTEGAPLRPAQGLGDLARLAQDARRARVDVDLTVRGAESLAEGTQLTVYRIVQEGLTNVVKHAAPTRCLVTVEVAVAADGGEAVRIDVVDDGPSGGTRPPARELPGGHGLMGMRERALMYGGSFEAGPRTEGGFAVSVRLPIDGGSPS
- a CDS encoding MarR family winged helix-turn-helix transcriptional regulator; this translates as MVRATQEVEYEQMLLSRHGLLHHRNGRREDSRLERSAYILLSRIRVQGPMSIGELSDAFGLDASTLNRQTAAAKRAGLVERIPDPEGGMARKFRITDEGARMLDDERERNTDSLDQIMSDWSEEDVSAFAAYLRRFNADIERLSGRRWPRP
- a CDS encoding MFS transporter, yielding MGAPQTSTRANGVIATLAFAGIVAAIMQTLVTPLIAELPQILHTSSANTAWVITVTLLVGAVCVPVTGRLGDLLGKRRMLLACSVPLIAGSVVCALASSVVPMIIGRGLQGMGMGMVPLGIALLRDVVPAEKLSSSIALVSASMGIGGGLGLPIASAVAQYANWRALFWGSAVLAVAIATLIWFLIPDVPASAKGQRFDAPGALGLGVGLVCLLLAVSKGAEWGWTSVTTLGLFIAAVVVLLAWGAWELRTRDPLVDLRTTARPRVLITNVASIFVGFGMYASMLIVPQLLQFPEATGYGLGQSMLAAGLWMAPGGVMMMIVSPFGGKLTDARGPKFTLICGVLVLAAGYGLSLVLMGSAWGLMLSLMVINSGVGLAYGSMPALIMGSVPLSETAAANGFNTLMRSLGTSIGAAVIGVVLSQMTTTAGGHTFSSESGFRTGLIIGCGVALVAAAIALVIPAVRRSASDTAKDDAAPAPEQAAVEA